Proteins co-encoded in one Nonomuraea helvata genomic window:
- a CDS encoding ferritin-like domain-containing protein, with the protein MISAREVVERAGIDVTILIDRLTSAATAELSAVYRYTILTVHPLGFADEGLHQILKDIRDEDRRHFDALVSRIHELDGRLPEDIRQFLEGGPARPEDSSADAEDPVTALVEEVRRAVHPYGGLCDLTVSRDQRTYLLARAIHNEKIEHVAWLEEFQGTGPPGRFHRGFRGRSPFLARLPAAPEGTEPPV; encoded by the coding sequence ATGATCAGTGCGCGCGAAGTCGTCGAGCGAGCGGGCATCGATGTGACCATCCTGATCGACCGGCTCACCTCCGCTGCCACGGCGGAGCTGAGCGCCGTCTACCGCTACACGATCCTGACCGTTCATCCGCTCGGTTTCGCCGATGAGGGACTACACCAGATCCTCAAAGACATCCGCGATGAGGATCGCCGCCATTTCGACGCGCTCGTCAGCCGCATCCACGAACTGGACGGCAGGCTTCCCGAGGACATCCGGCAGTTCCTGGAAGGTGGGCCTGCACGGCCGGAGGACAGCTCTGCCGACGCGGAGGATCCGGTCACGGCGCTCGTCGAAGAGGTACGACGCGCCGTCCACCCTTATGGCGGCCTGTGCGACCTCACCGTAAGCAGAGATCAACGCACCTATCTCCTGGCCCGGGCGATCCACAACGAGAAGATCGAACACGTGGCGTGGCTGGAAGAGTTCCAGGGCACAGGACCGCCTGGGCGCTTCCACCGCGGCTTCCGCGGCCGCTCCCCCTTCCTCGCCCGTCTGCCCGCCGCTCCCGAGGGGACCGAACCACCCGTGTGA
- a CDS encoding MIP/aquaporin family protein, which yields MRRYITEFIGTFFLVLTIGATVLTKTPLAPVAVGAILMVMVYAGGHISGAHYNPAVTLAVLLRGRISLADAVPYWIAQLAGGVIAALTASYLVNPGSVPPLSPSGRGLGVALLAEALFTFALAYVVLNAATSRDHPSNSFYGLAIGFTVAAGAFAVGGISGGVFNPAVAVGAASIGLFAWSKIWIWLLADLAGGALAGVAFLALNPKERAPLETSAT from the coding sequence ATGCGCCGCTACATCACAGAGTTCATCGGCACCTTTTTCCTGGTTCTTACGATCGGCGCCACGGTCTTGACGAAGACGCCCCTGGCGCCCGTGGCCGTCGGCGCGATCCTGATGGTCATGGTGTACGCCGGAGGACACATCTCCGGCGCCCACTACAACCCAGCCGTGACCTTGGCCGTGCTGCTCCGCGGCCGGATCAGTCTGGCCGACGCCGTCCCGTACTGGATCGCTCAGCTGGCCGGAGGCGTCATCGCCGCGCTCACCGCTTCCTACCTCGTCAATCCCGGCAGCGTGCCACCGCTGTCACCCTCAGGCCGAGGGCTGGGGGTCGCGCTGCTGGCCGAGGCGCTGTTCACGTTCGCGCTCGCGTACGTGGTGCTGAACGCGGCCACCAGCAGGGACCACCCGAGCAACAGTTTCTACGGCCTGGCCATCGGATTCACCGTAGCGGCCGGCGCGTTCGCGGTCGGCGGTATCTCTGGCGGGGTCTTCAACCCGGCCGTCGCCGTCGGCGCCGCCTCCATAGGACTGTTCGCCTGGTCCAAGATCTGGATCTGGCTCCTGGCCGACCTGGCGGGCGGTGCCCTCGCCGGGGTGGCCTTCCTCGCGCTCAACCCCAAGGAACGTGCCCCGCTGGAAACCTCCGCAACCTGA